Part of the Candidatus Poribacteria bacterium genome is shown below.
AAGGGTTTCTGATTTTTCTTCAAGTTCCATACAAAAACCCAACTTGTAGAAAAATAAACGCAAATGGAAGAAGGCGCAAGCCCCAGAGGGGCGGAATGTCTATAGAAACGGCATATCCACCAAGACCTAAGCCCCAGAGGGGCGAAATGTGTATCGTGTTTAAAATTGTCCAAAGTTTAGTACGTTTAAGTATTACACATTCAAAAAAAAAAATCAAATTCTATACAGGTGCTGATAGAATACCACCAACCTCTTCCAAGTTCGTTGCCATCGGTTTTTCGGAAATAACTGCCATGCCTGCGTTCGCGGCTTCCACCACCTGCTCGGCGTGAAATGAGTGGGGTGTAGCAATGGTCACGGCATCTATCGCTGCATGTTCGAGCATATCCCGATAATCTGCATATCGGTTCTCTGCTGGTACGCT
Proteins encoded:
- a CDS encoding Gfo/Idh/MocA family oxidoreductase, with protein sequence MQKPIRLGLIGCGGIVQNTHARAYSALSDTVQVTALADIVPENLQKVGEQFSVPAENRYADYRDMLEHAAIDAVTIATPHSFHAEQVVEAANAGMAVISEKPMATNLEEVGGILSAPV